A single window of Gammaproteobacteria bacterium DNA harbors:
- the hflC gene encoding protease modulator HflC has protein sequence MARNKMAILIVLVLAVLGVLSSVFTVKEWERAILFQFGEVVRTDYQPGLHFKIPVINNVRKFDGRIMTLDAEPERYLTAEKKNLIVDAFVKWRIDDIKQYYTAMGGDADRANLRLSQIIKDGLRAEFGKRTIQEVVSGERKEVMEVLALNTETQARNFGIRVIDVRIKRIDLPEDISTSVYRRMEAERARVAKDLRSRGAEAAERIRADADRQRTVIVAEAYREAEQLRGEGDAKAADLYAAAFKRDPEFFAFYRSINAYRDSFKDKGDVLLISPDSDFFKYFKDAKGK, from the coding sequence ATGGCACGGAACAAGATGGCCATACTGATCGTTCTGGTCCTCGCCGTGCTCGGCGTGCTTTCTTCCGTATTTACCGTCAAGGAATGGGAACGGGCGATCCTGTTCCAGTTCGGCGAAGTCGTGCGGACGGATTACCAGCCGGGGCTGCATTTCAAGATCCCGGTCATCAACAACGTGCGGAAGTTCGACGGCCGCATCATGACGCTGGACGCCGAGCCCGAACGCTACCTCACTGCTGAAAAGAAAAACCTCATCGTCGATGCCTTCGTCAAGTGGCGCATCGACGATATCAAGCAGTATTACACCGCCATGGGCGGTGATGCCGATCGCGCCAACCTGCGTCTTTCGCAGATCATCAAGGATGGCCTGCGCGCGGAGTTCGGCAAGCGCACCATTCAGGAAGTCGTCTCCGGCGAGCGCAAGGAAGTGATGGAGGTGCTGGCCTTGAACACCGAAACGCAGGCCCGGAACTTCGGCATCCGCGTCATCGATGTCCGTATCAAGCGCATCGATCTGCCCGAGGACATCAGTACCTCGGTGTATCGCCGGATGGAGGCGGAGCGCGCGCGGGTGGCGAAGGATCTGAGGTCACGCGGTGCCGAAGCGGCCGAGCGTATCCGCGCGGATGCCGACCGGCAGCGCACCGTGATCGTGGCCGAGGCCTATCGCGAGGCAGAGCAGCTCCGGGGCGAGGGGGATGCCAAGGCTGCGGACCTCTACGCCGCCGCGTTCAAGCGTGACCCGGAATTTTTCGCCTTCTATCGCAGCATCAACGCCTACCGTGATTCGTTCAAGGACAAGGGTGACGTGCTGCTGATCTCGCCGGACAGCGATTTCTTTAAATATTTCAAGGATGCCAAGGGAAAGTAA
- a CDS encoding DUF2065 domain-containing protein, with product MWQDLLGAVALILVIEGMLPFINPTAMRRALLTLARMDDHALRFAGLTSMLAGVVILYVLR from the coding sequence ATGTGGCAGGATTTGCTCGGCGCGGTTGCCCTGATTCTGGTGATAGAGGGCATGCTGCCTTTTATCAATCCGACAGCGATGCGACGGGCCCTGCTGACCCTGGCCAGGATGGATGACCATGCGTTGCGATTCGCGGGTTTGACCAGCATGCTGGCGGGCGTGGTGATCCTCTATGTCCTCCGCTGA
- a CDS encoding ATP phosphoribosyltransferase regulatory subunit codes for MKKSSPETAVNRWVLPDGVDEYLPPEAEALERLRRELLDMFRSWGYELVIPPLIEYLESLLVGAGHDLEIETFKLIDQATGRLLGVRADMTPQAARIDAHQLMRSTPVRLCYLDSVLHTRRNGFASSRNPLQLGAELYGHAGIESDNEMLRLMVRCLRVAGLQSFHVDIGHVGIFRALAREAGLVEGREAALFDALQRKAKPEIEAFLADGTITDRHRRMLTALVDLNGHGDVLDEARRIFKSAGREVHEALDSLQQMASAAQCQFASINLHYDLAELRGYRYQSGVVFAAFAPGFGQEIARGGRYDEIGRLFGRTRPATGFSTDLKTLLALAPATAEPKKGILSPPWSDDDELHKLIRRLRAEGERVIYTLPGQAVDLVEMGCDRVIERRDGRWTVVAAGAPAV; via the coding sequence ATGAAAAAATCCAGCCCGGAAACCGCCGTCAATCGTTGGGTTCTCCCCGACGGCGTGGACGAATATCTGCCGCCCGAGGCCGAAGCGCTTGAGCGGCTGCGGCGCGAATTGCTCGATATGTTCCGCAGTTGGGGTTATGAACTCGTCATCCCGCCGCTGATCGAGTATCTGGAGTCTCTGCTCGTCGGGGCGGGCCACGACCTCGAGATCGAGACCTTCAAGCTCATCGATCAGGCCACGGGGAGATTGCTGGGCGTGCGGGCGGATATGACGCCCCAGGCCGCCCGCATCGACGCCCATCAGCTGATGCGCTCGACCCCTGTCCGTCTCTGCTATCTGGATTCGGTGCTGCACACCCGCCGCAACGGATTCGCCAGTTCGCGCAATCCGCTTCAGCTCGGTGCTGAGTTATACGGGCATGCCGGCATCGAAAGCGACAACGAGATGCTGCGCCTGATGGTGCGTTGTCTGCGCGTCGCCGGATTGCAGTCATTCCATGTCGATATCGGCCATGTCGGCATCTTCCGCGCGCTGGCCCGCGAGGCCGGACTGGTGGAGGGGCGCGAGGCCGCTCTGTTCGATGCTTTGCAGCGCAAGGCCAAGCCTGAGATCGAGGCCTTTTTGGCCGACGGGACCATCACTGACCGCCACCGCCGCATGCTGACCGCGCTCGTCGATCTGAACGGCCACGGCGATGTCCTCGACGAGGCGCGCAGGATATTCAAGTCCGCGGGCAGGGAGGTGCATGAGGCGCTCGACAGCCTGCAGCAGATGGCCTCTGCGGCACAATGCCAGTTCGCGAGCATCAATCTCCACTATGACCTCGCTGAGCTGCGCGGCTACCGTTACCAGTCCGGGGTGGTGTTCGCCGCCTTTGCGCCCGGCTTCGGCCAGGAGATCGCGCGCGGCGGCCGCTACGATGAGATCGGCCGGCTGTTCGGTCGCACGCGTCCCGCTACGGGTTTCAGCACCGACCTCAAGACCCTGCTCGCGCTTGCCCCTGCCACGGCGGAACCGAAGAAGGGTATTCTGTCGCCGCCCTGGAGTGATGATGACGAACTGCACAAGCTGATACGCAGGCTCCGCGCCGAGGGCGAACGGGTTATTTACACCCTGCCGGGGCAGGCCGTGGACCTGGTTGAAATGGGGTGCGACCGCGTCATCGAGCGCCGCGACGGTCGCTGGACGGTGGTTGCGGCCGGCGCGCCGGCGGTATAA
- a CDS encoding adenylosuccinate synthase: MGKKVVIIGSQWGDEGKGKIVDLLTEQVDAVVRFQGGHNAGHTLVINGRKTVLHLIPSGILHDNVQCIIGNGVVLSPEALIEELDMLEQQGVQYAGRLKISGACPLILPCHIALDRAREAARGTKAIGTTGRGIGPAYEDKVARRSLRLSDLFHRELFAAKLGEMLDYHNFTLQNYYKAEPIDFQRVLDQTLALQERLEPLVADVTELMYQYQRRDASVLFEGAQGTMLDIDHGTYPYVTSSNTVAGGASTGSGMGPLAFDSVLGITKSYTTRVGSGPFPTELSDSVGMHLASRGHEFGSTTGRPRRCGWFDAVALRRAVQLNSISSLCITKLDVLDGLDTIRICNEYRYKGAGAEKRKAAMMSPGSASTLDECEPVYIDMPGWKKSTTGVRSHADLPAEARDYLRRIEDLLETPVDIISTGPDRNETIVLKHPFA; the protein is encoded by the coding sequence ATGGGGAAAAAGGTTGTCATCATAGGCAGTCAGTGGGGCGACGAGGGTAAGGGAAAGATCGTCGACCTGCTTACCGAACAGGTCGATGCGGTCGTTCGTTTCCAGGGCGGACACAACGCCGGCCATACCCTGGTGATCAACGGCAGGAAGACCGTGCTGCACCTGATCCCCTCCGGAATCCTCCACGACAACGTCCAATGCATCATCGGCAATGGAGTGGTGCTTTCGCCGGAGGCGCTGATCGAGGAGCTCGACATGCTCGAGCAGCAGGGCGTGCAGTACGCCGGACGTCTGAAGATCAGCGGCGCCTGTCCGCTCATACTGCCGTGCCATATCGCGCTTGACCGCGCGCGCGAGGCCGCGCGCGGTACCAAGGCCATCGGCACCACCGGCCGCGGAATCGGGCCCGCCTACGAAGACAAGGTCGCGCGGCGCAGCCTGCGCCTGAGCGACCTGTTTCATCGTGAATTGTTCGCCGCCAAACTCGGCGAGATGCTCGACTACCACAACTTTACCTTGCAGAACTATTACAAGGCCGAGCCGATCGATTTCCAACGGGTGCTCGACCAGACCCTGGCCCTGCAGGAGCGCCTGGAACCGCTGGTCGCCGACGTGACGGAATTGATGTACCAGTACCAGCGGCGCGATGCGAGTGTTCTGTTCGAAGGCGCGCAGGGGACCATGCTGGATATCGACCACGGCACCTACCCCTACGTTACGTCCTCCAATACCGTGGCGGGAGGCGCCTCCACGGGTAGCGGCATGGGGCCGCTCGCCTTCGACAGCGTCCTCGGGATCACCAAATCCTATACCACCCGGGTCGGCTCGGGTCCGTTCCCGACCGAACTTTCCGATTCCGTCGGCATGCATCTCGCAAGCCGGGGGCATGAATTCGGTTCCACCACGGGACGTCCACGCCGTTGCGGCTGGTTCGACGCCGTCGCGCTGCGCCGCGCCGTGCAGCTCAACAGCATAAGCAGTCTGTGCATCACCAAACTCGATGTGCTCGATGGACTGGACACCATCCGGATCTGCAATGAATACCGTTACAAGGGCGCCGGCGCGGAGAAGCGCAAGGCCGCCATGATGTCCCCCGGCAGCGCATCCACTCTGGACGAGTGCGAACCGGTCTATATCGACATGCCGGGCTGGAAAAAATCCACCACCGGTGTGCGTAGCCATGCCGACCTCCCCGCGGAGGCGCGCGATTATCTCCGGCGTATCGAGGACCTGCTCGAGACGCCCGTCGATATCATTTCCACCGGTCCTGATCGCAACGAGACCATAGTCCTCAAGCACCCGTTTGCCTGA
- a CDS encoding hemin uptake protein HemP: MGESKGHPSRSDEKDSKSSPPRSIESGELLGGANQVFIRHGGQIYTLRRTRENKLILTK, encoded by the coding sequence GTGGGAGAGTCCAAAGGTCACCCGTCACGCTCGGATGAGAAGGATTCGAAATCTTCCCCTCCGCGGTCGATCGAAAGCGGCGAGTTGCTGGGTGGAGCGAATCAGGTATTTATCCGGCATGGTGGGCAGATATACACCCTGCGCCGAACCCGGGAGAACAAACTGATCCTGACCAAATAA
- a CDS encoding TonB-dependent receptor, with the protein MMAGLSLNAVAEDATDALESGVQLPEINVSADELVPQEGYQATTTRVGRTPQNPHEVPQAVTTVTRTLMDEQKAGSLREALRNVSGLTFNAAEGGRAGDNMMLRGFYTYGDIYLDGMRDTAQYNREIFNLEQIDVLRGAGAMLFGRGQAGGVINQVSKTPYLVDRSKVGASVGSDDYRQLTGDFNKQLGETTALRVNLMKRDEGSWRSNPANGDEPEIHRDGVAGSFGYGLGTDSEFILSHVRTKTDDIPDYGFPFDANTREPTDAFDPDTYWGTDLNFDESKTDITTATHTYRFSSETTLRTQLRKGDYERSYWARTPSATQAPNAEGIVTGGGDGVNAGPTRMMDYETLAFQSDLNSAFEAWGMRHQYVVGVEYLNEDSFRSALENLGGTTPVDPPLFEPYVGTTTGNPVEFDADSYAIFGQDTVEFIPRWKATLGARRDYMDADYSSDTSPQLKYGEWSTRAALSFHPTDETHYYLSRSDSFSPTADLYQLTVTPLPPERSEVLELGGKWLLQGGDLALRAAIYRAEKEWERNNDLETTAAVLTKKRRTDGLELEAAGRITDKWQVFAGLALMNAKILEVAENVNANTGVVTSANPEYQGKRARNTPPYTANVWTTYKLSDQWKVGGGAEAKGERYGYNPSGAGAIPTLPGDTEFHPNTAPSYVRWDALVSYEQPTWDVTLNIQNLLDDVWYDALYDNGAFTIPGTGRRFILTGQYKF; encoded by the coding sequence ATGATGGCCGGACTTTCATTGAATGCGGTGGCAGAGGATGCCACTGATGCCCTGGAGAGTGGCGTGCAGCTGCCCGAGATCAATGTCAGCGCCGACGAGCTGGTCCCTCAGGAGGGATACCAGGCGACGACGACGCGTGTCGGCAGGACACCGCAAAACCCGCATGAAGTCCCCCAGGCCGTGACCACGGTAACGCGCACACTGATGGACGAACAAAAGGCGGGTTCCCTGCGCGAGGCGCTGCGTAACGTCTCCGGTCTCACCTTCAATGCGGCGGAGGGCGGTCGCGCGGGCGACAATATGATGCTGCGCGGATTTTATACCTATGGCGATATTTATCTTGATGGCATGCGCGATACCGCCCAATACAACCGCGAGATCTTCAATCTCGAGCAGATCGACGTCCTGCGCGGCGCCGGCGCCATGCTGTTCGGACGCGGTCAGGCTGGCGGCGTGATCAACCAGGTGAGCAAGACGCCGTATCTGGTGGACCGCAGCAAGGTCGGTGCCAGCGTGGGCAGTGACGACTACCGGCAGTTGACCGGAGATTTCAACAAACAGCTCGGCGAAACCACCGCTCTGCGGGTTAATCTGATGAAACGTGATGAGGGCAGCTGGCGCTCCAATCCGGCCAACGGGGACGAGCCGGAGATCCACCGCGACGGTGTCGCCGGCAGTTTCGGTTACGGTCTCGGCACCGACAGTGAGTTCATTCTCAGTCATGTGCGCACGAAGACCGATGACATCCCGGACTACGGTTTTCCGTTCGATGCCAACACGCGCGAACCGACGGATGCCTTCGACCCCGACACGTACTGGGGCACGGATCTCAACTTCGATGAGAGCAAGACGGATATCACCACCGCAACACACACCTATCGGTTTTCCTCCGAAACCACCTTGCGAACGCAGTTGCGCAAGGGTGATTACGAGCGGTCCTATTGGGCAAGAACGCCCAGCGCGACGCAGGCACCGAATGCGGAGGGTATCGTGACCGGCGGGGGTGACGGTGTGAACGCCGGACCGACGCGCATGATGGATTACGAGACCCTGGCCTTTCAGTCGGACCTGAACAGCGCCTTCGAGGCCTGGGGGATGCGCCACCAGTATGTGGTCGGTGTGGAATACCTCAATGAGGACAGTTTCCGCTCCGCGCTGGAGAATCTCGGTGGAACCACCCCTGTTGACCCGCCGCTGTTCGAGCCCTATGTCGGGACTACGACGGGCAACCCGGTCGAGTTCGATGCCGATTCGTACGCCATCTTCGGGCAGGACACCGTCGAGTTCATCCCGCGCTGGAAGGCCACCCTGGGGGCGCGCCGCGACTACATGGATGCGGACTATTCCAGCGATACCTCGCCGCAGCTCAAGTACGGCGAATGGAGCACGCGCGCGGCGCTTTCGTTCCACCCGACGGATGAAACGCACTACTATCTGAGTCGCAGCGATTCCTTCAGCCCGACGGCGGATCTCTACCAGCTCACGGTAACGCCCCTGCCGCCCGAACGCAGCGAAGTGCTGGAGCTGGGCGGGAAATGGCTGCTGCAGGGCGGCGATCTGGCGCTGCGCGCCGCGATCTATCGTGCCGAGAAGGAATGGGAGCGCAATAACGACCTTGAGACCACGGCGGCTGTCCTGACCAAGAAGCGTCGCACCGATGGCCTGGAACTCGAGGCGGCCGGCCGCATTACCGACAAGTGGCAGGTTTTTGCCGGTCTGGCCCTGATGAACGCGAAAATCCTCGAGGTGGCCGAGAACGTCAACGCCAATACCGGCGTGGTCACCAGCGCCAACCCCGAGTACCAGGGCAAGCGCGCGCGGAATACACCTCCCTATACGGCGAACGTGTGGACCACGTACAAGCTTTCGGACCAATGGAAAGTCGGCGGTGGCGCCGAGGCGAAGGGTGAACGTTACGGTTATAACCCGAGTGGTGCGGGTGCAATACCGACTCTGCCGGGTGACACGGAGTTCCATCCCAATACCGCGCCATCCTATGTGCGTTGGGATGCCCTGGTGTCCTATGAGCAGCCGACGTGGGACGTGACGCTGAACATACAGAACCTGCTCGACGATGTCTGGTACGACGCGCTCTACGACAATGGCGCGTTCACAATCCCGGGGACCGGACGCAGATTCATCCTGACCGGGCAATACAAGTTCTGA
- a CDS encoding Fe2+-dependent dioxygenase: MLITIDDVLSPAELNDLRSRLERSVWTGGELTAGPQAALSKHNRQLAEDAEHLPVLRRVVLGALQRNPLFFTAALPARILPPFFNRYEGDQNYYGNHVDGAMRSLPEGGYLRADVSATLFLSEPEEYEGGLLSIEDTFGNREIKLRAGSMVIYPSSSVHQVTPVTRGRRLACFMFIQSMVRDAGRRRILFDMDMALLQLRQSQGEAGPVIRLTGVYHNLLRHWAES; this comes from the coding sequence ATGCTGATCACCATCGATGATGTGCTGAGCCCGGCGGAATTGAACGACCTGAGAAGCAGGCTGGAACGGTCCGTCTGGACCGGCGGTGAGCTCACCGCCGGTCCCCAGGCGGCACTGTCCAAACACAACCGGCAGCTGGCGGAGGATGCCGAACATCTCCCGGTGCTGCGCCGCGTCGTGCTGGGAGCTTTGCAGCGCAATCCCCTGTTTTTCACCGCGGCTCTGCCGGCCCGGATACTACCGCCGTTTTTCAACCGCTACGAGGGCGATCAGAACTATTATGGCAATCACGTCGATGGCGCCATGCGGTCTCTGCCGGAGGGTGGTTACCTGCGCGCCGACGTATCCGCCACTCTGTTCTTGTCGGAGCCCGAGGAATATGAGGGCGGGTTGCTGTCGATCGAGGATACATTCGGCAACCGCGAGATCAAGCTTCGCGCGGGCAGCATGGTGATCTATCCCTCCAGTTCGGTACATCAGGTCACGCCGGTTACGCGCGGCCGGCGGCTCGCCTGCTTCATGTTCATCCAGAGCATGGTGCGCGACGCGGGGCGGCGCCGCATATTGTTCGACATGGATATGGCCCTGTTGCAACTGCGTCAGTCGCAGGGTGAGGCCGGGCCGGTGATACGCCTGACCGGTGTCTACCATAATCTGCTCAGACATTGGGCCGAGAGCTGA
- a CDS encoding alpha-hydroxy-acid oxidizing protein yields MTRDPRESELVPDGASAVEICPVETGGRRTPPERIPREIAAVADYVPRARARLDDNAWAYIDGGAADELTLRWNRESFDRLRLKPRVLALVAGGHTRTRLFGAEYAHPILLAPVAYQRLAHPEGELAAAQAAAATDTAMVVSTLSSIRLEQIAATTPASLWYQLYMQADRGFTRALVERAEACGCRTLVVTVDAPLNGIRNREQRAGFRLPPDVAPVNLQGMPLSPAQRLEPGQSQVFDRMMAVAPTWADLEWLRGVTALPILIKGILAPEDAVKAAEIGADGVIVSNHGGRTLDTLPATIDALPAIAEAAAGRLTLLLDGGIRRGTDVFKALALGARAVLIGRPYLYALAAAGPLGVAHVIRILRDELEAAMALSGCATLDEIGRQSLFDVPANRGRASPAFPE; encoded by the coding sequence ATGACACGTGACCCGCGGGAGTCGGAACTGGTGCCCGACGGCGCGTCCGCCGTGGAGATTTGCCCTGTCGAAACGGGCGGGCGTCGAACTCCGCCGGAACGCATCCCGCGCGAGATCGCCGCCGTCGCCGATTATGTCCCGCGCGCGCGCGCGCGCCTGGATGACAACGCCTGGGCGTATATCGACGGCGGGGCGGCGGATGAGCTGACGCTGCGCTGGAATCGCGAGTCCTTCGACCGCCTGCGCCTTAAACCGCGGGTGCTTGCGCTGGTGGCGGGCGGACACACGCGCACCAGGCTGTTCGGTGCTGAGTACGCCCATCCCATCCTGCTGGCGCCGGTGGCCTATCAGCGCCTGGCTCATCCCGAGGGCGAGCTGGCGGCCGCCCAGGCGGCGGCAGCGACCGACACCGCAATGGTGGTCAGCACGCTGTCCAGCATCCGGCTGGAACAGATCGCCGCCACCACGCCCGCCTCACTGTGGTACCAGTTGTACATGCAGGCCGATCGCGGGTTTACCCGTGCGCTGGTGGAGCGCGCTGAGGCCTGCGGTTGCCGGACACTGGTGGTGACCGTGGATGCGCCTCTGAACGGTATCCGTAATCGCGAGCAGCGGGCGGGTTTCCGCCTCCCGCCGGATGTGGCGCCGGTGAACCTGCAGGGAATGCCGTTATCGCCGGCGCAAAGACTGGAGCCAGGGCAAAGTCAGGTCTTCGACCGGATGATGGCAGTCGCACCCACCTGGGCGGATCTCGAATGGCTGCGTGGCGTTACCGCGCTGCCTATCCTCATCAAGGGGATTCTGGCGCCGGAAGACGCCGTAAAGGCGGCGGAGATCGGCGCGGACGGCGTGATCGTGTCCAATCACGGCGGCCGCACACTGGATACCCTGCCCGCCACCATCGACGCCTTGCCCGCGATTGCCGAGGCGGCAGCGGGGCGGTTGACCTTGCTGCTGGATGGAGGAATCCGGCGCGGTACCGATGTGTTCAAGGCCCTGGCCCTGGGCGCGCGGGCGGTATTGATCGGGCGGCCCTATCTGTATGCCCTGGCGGCGGCCGGACCGCTCGGGGTTGCACACGTCATCCGCATCCTGCGCGATGAACTGGAGGCCGCCATGGCCTTGAGCGGTTGCGCGACCCTGGATGAGATCGGGCGCCAGTCGCTCTTCGACGTTCCTGCCAATCGGGGGCGGGCGTCTCCCGCATTCCCGGAATGA
- a CDS encoding TonB family protein, with protein sequence MRNPEASITALLSVDPVDAQTRRDGQDLFSRDSLLSLFAVITVHFVLLFWVNRVLLHETILQTSSAPTVTGVLLAPPAPEPMIEPPKPLPVQRPKPPDPTPEPVPLPEPLPEMPLSPPEVEMSDSAITQEIPTPAPPAPAEEGEPEPERPLVIPPRIDASQLDNPAPVYPTRSRQMREQGRVLLDVYILPDGSVGEIRLRESSGFPAPGPFRAGSGEGLALCPGHARRGGDPLLVCTTRQLYAALNSRARGMGSELRSMQMLARKAIHDE encoded by the coding sequence ATGAGAAATCCTGAGGCCAGCATTACTGCCCTGCTATCCGTGGATCCTGTTGACGCGCAGACGCGAAGGGACGGCCAGGACCTGTTCTCGCGGGACAGCCTGCTGTCGCTGTTCGCCGTTATCACCGTCCATTTTGTCCTGTTGTTCTGGGTCAACCGGGTGCTGCTGCATGAGACAATCCTGCAGACGTCCTCGGCACCCACGGTGACGGGCGTCCTGCTGGCGCCGCCCGCGCCGGAGCCGATGATCGAGCCACCCAAACCCTTGCCGGTCCAGCGCCCCAAGCCACCCGACCCGACGCCTGAACCTGTGCCGTTGCCGGAACCGTTGCCCGAGATGCCGCTCAGTCCGCCTGAAGTGGAGATGAGCGACAGCGCCATCACGCAGGAGATCCCCACGCCGGCCCCGCCGGCACCGGCCGAGGAGGGTGAGCCCGAGCCCGAGCGGCCGCTGGTGATCCCGCCGCGCATCGACGCCAGCCAGCTCGACAATCCGGCGCCCGTGTATCCGACGCGTTCGCGGCAGATGCGGGAACAGGGAAGGGTCCTGCTGGATGTCTATATTCTGCCGGACGGCAGTGTCGGCGAGATCCGGTTGCGGGAATCGAGTGGATTTCCCGCGCCTGGACCGTTCCGCGCTGGAAGCGGTGAAGGGCTGGCGCTATGTCCCGGCCATGCGCGGCGGGGTGGCGATCCCCTACTGGTATGTACAACCCGTCAACTTTACGCTGCGTTGAACAGCCGGGCACGCGGGATGGGCAGCGAATTACGATCAATGCAAATGTTAGCGAGGAAGGCGATTCATGACGAGTAA
- a CDS encoding MotA/TolQ/ExbB proton channel family protein — MTSNSYDMAALWMQGDFVIKGIMLLLLLMSVASWYVIVTRTWRLMRLRRAARAAADFWHAQSFGEGLHILDAHSKENPFYRLAHEGKAAVDHHAMNRSDLHGQMSLAEWLTSSLRGSIDESVDRLQHGLSILASVGSTAPFVGLFGTVWGIYHALISIGNSGQVGIEKVAGPVGEALIMTALGLAVAIPAVLAYNALVRGNKGTLSRLNSFAHQLHAYFITGTPISRNGAASSAAKTAVSAVAGAR; from the coding sequence ATGACGAGTAACTCCTACGATATGGCCGCCCTGTGGATGCAGGGTGATTTCGTCATCAAGGGCATCATGCTCCTGCTGTTGCTGATGTCCGTGGCGAGCTGGTATGTCATCGTGACGCGTACCTGGCGACTGATGAGGCTGCGCCGGGCCGCGCGCGCCGCCGCGGATTTCTGGCACGCGCAGAGCTTCGGGGAGGGTCTCCACATCCTGGATGCCCACAGCAAGGAAAATCCCTTTTACCGCCTGGCCCACGAGGGCAAGGCCGCGGTGGATCATCACGCCATGAACCGTTCGGATCTGCATGGACAGATGAGTCTGGCGGAATGGCTGACTTCCAGCCTGCGCGGGAGCATCGACGAGTCCGTCGACCGCCTGCAACATGGCCTGTCTATCCTCGCCTCGGTGGGTTCTACTGCTCCCTTCGTGGGCCTGTTCGGCACCGTCTGGGGGATCTATCATGCGCTGATCAGCATCGGTAACTCGGGTCAGGTCGGGATCGAAAAGGTGGCCGGACCGGTCGGGGAGGCACTGATCATGACCGCGCTCGGGCTCGCGGTGGCGATCCCCGCGGTGCTGGCCTATAACGCGCTGGTGCGCGGCAACAAGGGAACGCTGAGCCGGCTGAACAGCTTCGCCCACCAACTGCACGCCTATTTCATCACCGGTACGCCGATCTCCCGCAATGGGGCGGCGAGTAGTGCGGCGAAGACGGCGGTAAGTGCGGTTGCAGGGGCGCGCTGA
- a CDS encoding biopolymer transporter ExbD — protein MAFGSDFDNGDEVMSEINMTPLVDVMLVLLIIFIIAIPVLTNAIKLDLPRAAASPDDVKPERVTLSVTAEGRVHWNDTLLVEGELEPLLNTAAAQQPQPEIAIRGDRKTEYEHVIRVMATAQRAGIQKLGFVTEPAGN, from the coding sequence ATGGCCTTCGGCAGCGATTTCGATAACGGCGACGAGGTGATGAGCGAGATCAACATGACGCCGCTGGTGGACGTCATGCTGGTGCTGTTGATCATCTTCATCATCGCCATACCGGTATTGACGAACGCCATCAAGCTGGATCTGCCCCGCGCGGCGGCGAGTCCGGACGATGTGAAGCCCGAGCGCGTGACGCTGTCGGTCACGGCTGAGGGGAGGGTGCACTGGAACGATACGCTGCTGGTCGAGGGCGAACTCGAGCCGCTGCTGAACACGGCCGCCGCACAGCAGCCACAGCCGGAGATCGCCATCCGGGGTGATCGCAAGACCGAGTATGAGCATGTCATCCGGGTGATGGCCACGGCCCAGCGCGCCGGAATCCAAAAGCTGGGCTTCGTGACGGAACCAGCCGGGAATTAA